In Aspergillus luchuensis IFO 4308 DNA, chromosome 1, nearly complete sequence, the following are encoded in one genomic region:
- a CDS encoding succinate dehydrogenase cytochrome b560 subunit (COG:C;~EggNog:ENOG410PNR7;~InterPro:IPR018495,IPR014314,IPR034804,IPR000701;~PFAM:PF01127;~TransMembrane:2 (i86-106o118-135i);~go_component: GO:0016020 - membrane [Evidence IEA];~go_component: GO:0045281 - succinate dehydrogenase complex [Evidence IEA];~go_function: GO:0000104 - succinate dehydrogenase activity [Evidence IEA];~go_function: GO:0009055 - electron transfer activity [Evidence IEA];~go_function: GO:0016627 - oxidoreductase activity, acting on the CH-CH group of donors [Evidence IEA];~go_process: GO:0006099 - tricarboxylic acid cycle [Evidence IEA]): protein MLSQKVAQQSLRRLAVQQPYALRWSLMNSVSPAAVALGRAVQTRHAATSSNSSDPTKLLAQQRLNRPVSPHLSIYRPQITWIGSSIHRITGIALSGSLYLYASAYLASPMLGWDLGSASAAAAFAALPVVAKVALKTTMALPFTYHCMNGVRHLIWDTGAGLTNPQVIKSGWTVVGLSTLSALILAFL from the exons ATGCTCTCTCAGAAGGTTGCTCAGCAATCGCTGCGGCGGC TTGCCGTCCAGCAGCCCTACGCCCTGCGTTGGTCTTTGATGAACTCGGTCTCTCcggctgctgttgctctCGGAAGAGCCGTTCAGACTAG ACACGCTgctacctcctccaactcctccgaCCCTACCAAGCTTCTCGCCCAGCAGCGTCTCAACCGCCCCGTCTCTCCCCACCTTAGCATCTACCGTCCCCAGATCACATGGATCGGCAGTAGTATCCACCGTATCACCGGTATTGCGCTGTCCGGAAGTCTCTACCTCTATGCCTCTGCCTACCTCGCCTCTCCCATGCTCGGTTGGGACCTGGGCTCTGcctccgctgccgccgctttCGCCGCTCTCCCTGTTGTCGCCAAGGTTGCCCTGAAGACTACCATGGCCCTGCCTTTCACCTACCACTGCATGAACGGAGTGCGCCACCTGATTTGGGATACTGGTGCTGGTCTTACCAACCCTCAGGTCATCAAGTCCGGCTGGACTGTGGTTGGTCTGAGTACTCTTAGCGCTCTCATTCTTGCTTTCCTGTGA
- a CDS encoding transaldolase family protein (COG:G;~EggNog:ENOG410PJER;~InterPro:IPR018225,IPR013785,IPR001585;~PFAM:PF00923;~go_function: GO:0003824 - catalytic activity [Evidence IEA];~go_process: GO:0005975 - carbohydrate metabolic process [Evidence IEA]) gives MTIQTGLDYIRSRSIVDCDTMDEQVAKTLGPFHDCTSNQAIAYNELTKPQHAELLQSSLTKAKALIHEYPGLTIEELAIEIAMISLSLRIAPHITGHIHIQTNPYYSYSTEKTIVNALRIVKLTHHLSPTHPQSRICIKIPSTWEGLKACQVLEQAGVRTLATTLFTMPQAILAAEVGCTYIAPYVNQLRVHFEPGFKDPSPLLHFSALVQKYYASIGSQTQVLPASLTSTNEIFALAGVQHITIAPGLLEELAKPLLEGKVPVESLFDSPAVVEGAVPGKEVSYVGDEAGYRIAFTRDANGLSEEKLTQAVNIFCDMQDKLVQVFKGLN, from the exons ATGACTATCCAAACTGGACTCGACTACATCCGCTCTCGCTCCATTGTCGACTGCGACACCATGGACGAGCAAG TTGCCAAAACCCTTGGTCCTTTCCACGACTGCACCTCCAACCAG GCAATAGCCTACAACGAACTCACCAAGCCCCAACATGCCGAGCTGCTCCAATCCTCTCTCACCAAAGCCAAAGCTCTCATCCACGAATACCCCGGTCTCACCATCGAAGAACTCGCCATCGAGATAGCA ATGATATCCCTCTCCCTAAGAATCGCTCCCCACATAACCGgtcacatccacatccaaacCAACCCCTACTATTCCTACTCCACCGAAAAGACCATCGTCAACGCCCTCC GCATAGTCAAGCTAACCCACCACCTAtcccccacccacccccaatcCCGCATCTGCATCAAAATCCCCAGCACCTGGGAAGGTCTCAAAGCATGCCAAGTCCTCGAACAAGCCGGGGTACGAACCCTCGCCACCACCCTCTTCACCATGCCTCAAGCCATCCTAGCAGCAGAAGTAGGATGCACGTACATAGCACCATACGTGAACCAACTGCGAGTGCATTTTGAGCCGGG CTTCAAagacccctcccccctcctacACTTCAGCGCCCTAGTCCAGAAATACTACGCCTCCATCGGATCCCAAACACAGGTATTACCCGCTAGTTTGACGTCCACGAACGAGATCTTCGCCTTGGCGGGCGTGCAGCATATCACGATTGCTCCtgggttgttggaggagttggcgaAGCcgttgttggaggggaaagtACCTGTGGAATCGTTGTTTGATTCTCCTgctgtggtggagggggctGTGCCTGGGAAGGAAGTGTCGTATGTGGGTGATGAGGCGGGGTATCGGATTGCGTTTACGAGGGATGCGAATGGGTTGAGTGAGGAGAAGTTGACTCAG GCTGTGAATATTTTCTGTGATATGCAGGATAAGTTGGTTCAGGTATTCAAGGGGTTGAATTGA
- the LOS1 gene encoding Ran GTPase-binding protein LOS1 (BUSCO:EOG09260B65;~COG:J;~EggNog:ENOG410PGHV;~InterPro:IPR016024,IPR011989,IPR040017,IPR013598;~PFAM:PF08389;~go_function: GO:0000049 - tRNA binding [Evidence IEA];~go_function: GO:0008536 - Ran GTPase binding [Evidence IEA];~go_process: GO:0006409 - tRNA export from nucleus [Evidence IEA];~go_process: GO:0071528 - tRNA re-export from nucleus [Evidence IEA]) yields the protein MEEQVLNAIEIAGNPTSDQTLKAQAFDYLNQLRTDPSGWQVCLTLFTKTPQYSEIIRHVALEVVNSAAQAGFIDPQALGYVRDGLMAYLRQVYGQDNVTPDPTSIQNKIAQTITFLFSALYGNGWETFFDDLLSLTYKSSASTSHDNPLGVVFYLRVINAIHEEIGDVLVSRSRPEQDKANLLKDLIRSRDMQKIANSWQQILSEWRDGNDTIVEMSLRAVGSWVSWIDIGLVVNQTMLDLLFQQLGRAQKAELREGEEKVRDAAVDVFTEIIGKKMKPEDKMDMILFLNLDTIVTQLSNSPPLHDNRFTFKYDTDLAETVAKLVNITVIDIVRALEQDTVTAECNAKATGLLQAFLPHILRYFSDEYDEVCSTVIPCVSDLLSYLRKIAKVNPALAEQHSSILLPILKAIIAKMRYDETSSWGDEDDQTDEAEFQELRKRLGVLQQIVASVNEQLCMEAVSEVVGNTFESLRQSGAQLDWRDLDLALHEMFLFGEVAVRAGSLYNKGVPNNAAAERLVGMMLKMVESDIRSFTHPATQLQYMEICVRYSSFFQYHTHLIPTVLESFLQLVHHPVKKVKTRSWYLFQRLVKQLRTHVGNVAQTVVEALGDLLVINAELPTEGSDGDEMSSEDHEGSADAVFNSQLYLFEAVGIICSTPTVPADKQVLYAQSVLNPVFMDMEKNLAPAKANDERALLQIHHDIMALGTLARGFSDWMPGTSSPASLPAPEVSEAFMQVSEATLVALESLKTSFNVRTAARFAFSRLIGVLGSRILPQLPRWIDGLLTQTSSRDEMALFLRLLDQVIFGFKAEIYSILDALLTPFLQRVFSGIADAPTGTDDEVQLAELKREYLNFLLAVLNNELGAVIISERNQPMFETVIGTIEHFAKDIEDFTTAKMAFSVLSKMGSSWGGPDIAPEGANGAAAQQQALPGFGQFMITRLSPLCWALPATPSFNSKDAQAKQVLAEAGGLQRTIYAKTGMEYLQYLRDRELPGMGMGADLVEEFVGALGRLDMKGFRQFFPSFIQRLSA from the exons atggaagagcAG GTACTAAATGCCATTGAAATCGCCGGGAACCCAACCTCCGACCAAACTCTTAAGGCTCAGGCCTTCGACTACCTGAACCAACTCCGCACCGACCCCTCCGGATGGCAGGTCTGCCTTACCCTTTTCACTAAGACTCCGCAATACTCCGAAATCATACGGCATGTGGCGTTGGAAGTGGTCAACAGTGCGGCCCAGGCGGGTTTCATTGACCCCCAGGCGTTGGGCTATGTCCGGGACGGCCTGATGGCCTATCTCCGCCAGGTGTACGGTCAGGATAACGTTACCCCCGATCCGACCAGTATCCAAAACAAGATCGCCCagaccatcaccttcctcttctcagCTCTCTACGGCAATGGCTGGGAGACTTTCTTCGACGACCTCCTCAGCCTCACATACAAGAGTTCGGCCAGCACGAGCCACGACAACCCGCTCGGCGTTGTCTTCTACCTGCGTGTCATCAATGCGATCCATGAGGAAATTGGTGACGTGCTTGTGTCTCGGTCCCGCCCCGAGCAGGACAAGGCCAACCTGCTCAAGGATTTGATTCGCTCGCGCGACATGCAGAAAATCGCCAACTCGTGGCAGCAGATCTTGTCCGAATGGCGGGACGGAAATGATACGATCGTCGAGATGTCCCTGAGGGCGGTCGGCAGCTGGGTCAGCTGGATCGATATCGGTCTTGTGGTGAACCAGACCATGCTGGACCTTTTGTTCCAGCAGCTCGGTCGAGCGCAGAAGGCGGAGCtccgagaaggagaagagaaggtgcgCGATGCGGCGGTTGACGTCTTCACGGAAATTATcggcaagaagatgaagccagAAGATAAAATGGACATGATTCTTTTCCTCAATCTCGACACTATTGTTACTCAGCTCTCGAACAGCCCCCCTCTTCATGATAACAGGTTTACCTTCAAGTACGATACTGACCTGGCGGAAACGGTGGCCAAGTTGGTCAACATTACCGTCATTGATATCGTACGGGCTTTGGAGCAGGACACTGTCACGGCCGAATGCAATGCCAAAGCCACCGGTCTGCTACAGGCCTTCCTGCCGCATATCCTGAGATACTTCTCCGATGAATACGATGAAGTCTGCTCGACTGTGATCCCCTGCGTGAGCGACCTCCTGTCCTATCTGCGGAAGATCGCCAAGGTCAACCCTGCCCTGGCCGAACaacattcatccatcctgcTCCCCATTCTGaaagccatcatcgccaagatGCGCTACGATGAGACCTCATCCTGGGGTGACGAAGACGATCAGACAGACGAGGCGGAATTTCAAGAACTTCGGAAGCGCCTGGGCgtgctgcagcagatcgTCGCAAGCGTCAACGAGCAGCTCTGCATGGAGGCTGTCTCGGAGGTTGTGGGAAACACATTCGAGAGCTTGCGTCAATCGGGAGCTCAGCTCGACTGGCGGGACTTGGACCTGGCTCTCCACGAGATGTTCCTGTTCGGCGAGGTTGCCGTCAGGGCTGGCAGCTTGTACAACAAGGGGGTCCCTAACAACGCGGCCGCGGAGAGGTTGGTCGGtatgatgttgaagatggtcgagTCAGACATCCGGTCTTTCACCCACCCAGCCACCCAGTTGCAGTACATGGAGATTTGTGTTCGCTACAGCTCCTTCTTCCAGTATCACACCCATCTGATTCCGACCGTGCTGGAGAGCTTCCTCCAACTCGTTCATCACCCGGTCAAGAAGGTGAAGACACGGTCATGGTACCTTTTCCAGCGCTTGGTGAAGCAACTCAGAACCCATGTTGGAAATGTGGCGCAGACCGTCGTCGAGGCGTTGGGCGACTTGCTCGTGATCAACGCTGAGTTGCCGACTGAAGGCtcggatggagatgagatgtcCTCAGAGGACCACGAGGGGTCGGCCGATGCTGTCTTTAACAGCCAGCTGTACCTGTTCGAGGCCGTGGGCATCATCTGCTCCACCCCGACTGTTCCCGCTGACAAGCAGGTCCTCTACGCACAGTCTGTGTTGAACCCCGTCTTCATGGATATGGAGAAGAACCTGGCCCCGGCTAAGGCCAATGATGAGCGGGCTTTGCTGCAGATACACCACGATATCATGGCACTGGGTACGCTTGCCAGAGGCTTCTCCGACTGGATGCCGGGAACCAGCTCCCCCGCTTCGTTGCCTGCACCTGAAGTCTCGGAGGCGTTCATGCAGGTCTCCGAGGCTACTCTCGTCGCGCTGGAGTCGCTAAAGACATCCTTCAATGTCAGAACAGCTGCTCGGTTTGCATTCTCGCGCCTTATTGGCGTTCTGGGATCCCGCATCCTGCCCCAGCTGCCGCGGTGGATTGACGGTCTGCTCACACAGACGTCCTCCCGTGATGAGATGGCTCTGTTCCTGCGACTGCTGGATCAAGTCATCTTCGGTTTTAAGGCGGAGATCTACTCTATCCTAGATGCGCTGTTGACCCCATTCCTGCAGCGGGTGTTCTCTGGCATTGCAGACGCCCCGACCGGCACTGATGACGAGGTCCAACTGGCCGAGCTGAAGCGGGAATACCTCAACTTCCTGCTGGCGGTCCTGAACAACGAGCTTGGGGCCGTTATTATTAGCGAGC GGAACCAACCCATGTTCGAAACGGTCATCGGTACTATCGAGCATTTCGCCAAGGACATTGAGGACTTCACTACTGCTAAGATGGCGTTTTCGGTCTTGTCGAAGATGGGCAGCTCTTGGGGCGGGCCCGACATTGCGCCGGAGGGTGCGAATGGCGCGGCAGCCCAGCAACAAGCACTGCCAGGATTTGGTCAGTTCATGATCACCCGGCTGTCGCCTCTGTGCTGGGCGCTCCCCGCAACCCCGTCCTTCAACTCGAAGGATGCACAGGCCAAGCAGGTCCTCGCCGAAGCAGGAGGTCTGCAGCGCACGATATACGCCAAGACAGGAATGGAGTACCTCCAGTACTTGCGGGATCGCGAGTTGccaggaatgggaatgggagcGGACTTGGTGGAGGAGTTTGTGGGAGCATTGGGCCGGCTGGACATGAAGGGATTCCGGCAGTTCTTCCCG TCCTTTATCCAGCGATTGAGCGCATGA
- a CDS encoding xylulokinase (BUSCO:EOG09261HZD;~COG:G;~EggNog:ENOG410PGX4;~InterPro:IPR018485,IPR018484,IPR042024,IPR043129;~PFAM:PF00370,PF02782;~go_function: GO:0004856 - xylulokinase activity [Evidence IEA];~go_function: GO:0016773 - phosphotransferase activity, alcohol group as acceptor [Evidence IEA];~go_process: GO:0005975 - carbohydrate metabolic process [Evidence IEA];~go_process: GO:0042732 - D-xylose metabolic process [Evidence IEA]) has translation MQGPLYIGFDLSTQQLKGLVVNSDLKVVYVSKFDFDADSRGFPIKKGVLTNEAEHEVFAPVALWLQALDGVLDGLRKQGLDFSQIKGISGAGQQHGSVYWGENAEKLLKELDASKTLEEQLDGAFSHPFSPNWQDSSTQKECDEFDAALGGQSELALATGSKAHHRFTGPQIMRFQRKYPDVYKKTSRISLVSSFIASLFLGHIAPMDISDVCGMNLWNIKKGAYDEKLLQLCAGSSGVDDLKRKLGEVFEDGGIHLGPIDRYYVERYGFSPDCTIIPATGDNPATILALPLRASDAMVSLGTSTTFLMSTPSYKPDPATHFFNHPTTAGLYMFMLCYKNGGLARELVRDAVNEKLGEKPSTSWANFDKITLETPPMGQKADSDPMKLGLFFPRPEIVPNLRSGQWRFDYDPKDGSLQPSNGGWDTLDEARAIVESQMLSLRLRSRGLTQSPGEGIPAQPRRVYLVGGGSKNKAIAKVAGEILGGSEGVYKLEIGDNACALGAAYKAVWAMERAEGQTFEDLIGKRWHEEEFIEKIADGYQPGVFERYGQAVEGFEKMENEVLRQEGKH, from the exons ATGCAAGGCCCTCTATACATCGGCTTCGACCTCTCTACCCAACAGCTCAAGGGTCTCGTCGTCAATTCCGACCTCAAGGTCGTCTATGTCTCCAAATTTGACTTCGACGCCGACTCCCGCGGCTTTCCCATCAAAAAGGGTGTTCTCACCAACGAAGCCGAACATGAGGTCTTTGCCCCCGTGGCCCTGTGGCTGCAGGCCCTGGATGGCGTCCTAGACGGGCTGCGTAAACAAGGCTTGGACTTTAGCCAGATCAAGGGCATCAGTGGCGCGGGACAGCAGCACGGAAGTGTATACTGGGGAGAAAATGCGGAGAAGCTGttgaaggagttggatgcAAGCAAGACGCTTGAGGAGCAGTTGGACGGGGCGTTCTCGCACCCGTTCAGTCCTAACTGGCAGGACTCGAGCACTCAAAAGGAGTGTGATGAGTTTGATGCCGCTCTGGGTGGCCAGAGCGAGCTGGCCTTGGCTACGGGAAGCAAGGCACACCAT AGATTCACAGGTCCGCAGATTATGCGTTTCCAGAGGAAATACCCTGATGTGTACAAGAAGACGTCGCGGATCTCGCTGGTATCCTCGTTCATTGCGTCCCTTTTCTTGGGTCACATTGCACCGATGGACATCTCCGATGTCTGCGGCATGAACCTTTGGAACATCAAGAAGGGTGCCTATGATGAGAAGCTTCTACAGCTCTGCGCCGGCTCATCGGGCGTTGATGACCTGAAACGCAAGCTGGGCGAGGTTTTCGAAGATGGAGGCATCCATCTCGGCCCAATTGATCGGTACTATGTGGAACGCTACGGCTTCAGCCCCGACTGTACGATCATTCCCGCCACTGGTGACAACCCTGCCACCATCCTTGCTCTGCCCCTACGAGCCTCCGATGCTATGGTATCTCTGGGCACTTCGACCACCTTCCTCATGTCCACGCCCAGCTATAAGCCTGACCCGGCCACTCACTTCTTCAACCACCCCACCACTGCGGGTCTGTACATGTTCATGCTTTGTTATAAGAACGGTGGACTGGCCCGCGAGTTGGTCCGGGATGCAGTTAACGAAAAGCTGGGCGAGAAGCCGTCTACTTCATGGGCCAACTTCGACAAGATTACACTGGAGACCCCGCCCATGGGCCAAAAGGCTGACTCCGACCCAATGAAGCTGGGTCTGTTTTTCCCTCGTCCAGAGATTGTGCCGAACCTGCGCTCGGGTCAGTGGCGCTTCGATTATGACCCTAAGGACGGCAGCCTGCAGCCCTCGAATGGCGGCTGGGATACTCTTGATGAGGCTCGCGCCATTGTCGAGAGCCAGATGCTGTCATTGCGTCTGCGGTCTCGTGGCCTTACTCAGAGCCCTGGTGAGGGCATCCCCGCGCAACCACGTCGGGTGTACTTGGTTGGCGGTGGATCGAAGAACAAGGCCATTGCTAAAGTTGCTGGAGAGATCTTGGGTGGTAGTGAGGGAGTGTATAAGCTGGAGATTGGCGACAACGCCTGTGCGCTGGGTGCGGCGTATAAGGCGGTTTGGGCCATGGAGCGAGCTGAGGGACAGACTTTCGAAGACTTGATTGGAAAACGGTGGCATGAGGAGGAGTTCATTGAAAAGATCGCGGATGGTTACCAGCCTGGAGTGTTTGAGCGCTACGGCCAGGCTGTAGAGGGCTTTGAGAAAATGGAGAACGAGGTGCTGCGCCAGGAAGGGAAGCACTGA
- a CDS encoding cation diffusion facilitator family transporter (COG:P;~EggNog:ENOG410PGYD;~InterPro:IPR027469,IPR002524;~PFAM:PF01545;~go_component: GO:0016021 - integral component of membrane [Evidence IEA];~go_function: GO:0008324 - cation transmembrane transporter activity [Evidence IEA];~go_process: GO:0006812 - cation transport [Evidence IEA];~go_process: GO:0055085 - transmembrane transport [Evidence IEA]) produces the protein MSASPQPEIRPTSHDGVTRNDNQAFRLLLFSSNNPLHHHGAAVSVRAPLRVFSTQNNIIAARTWSIRQATTRMLTQPLWCRAHPPLSRPACAFGRRSGIVLLPRALQLRVSSSSSLSRLRHKNPSVSSSHSPVVSSSNALLCPVTRPTLVPSIAAATSATSVTLPPMTTQSRDHGGHGGHHHHHHHHGNVYLTSTDKHDAGVRITRLGLVANLAMAIGKFIGGYVFHSQALIADAYHALTDLVSDFLTLGTVAWSLKPPSERFPNGYGKIESIGALGVSGLLLCGGVFMGLNSGQVLLDQFYPQAAEAIAHVGALGHGHSHSHGVEAMGPSIHAAWLAAGSIVVKEWLYHATMKVATERKSSVLASNAIHHRIDSLTSIVALFTIGGTYLFQDASWLDPVGGLLISLMVIKAGWGNTKTSLLELADTNVDDDIKESVQKAAAKMLAKLEGGDAIKVRDVQGMKSGQNYLMDVEIAVPGAWSVSRTRQVEESIRTAVGEGVRGVKRLKVRFIPLEHEELTFTEEFIPADVTSRARPEPEDGEEDEHDHDHEHDHEPRKTR, from the exons ATGTCGGCATCGCCTCAGCCGGAGATTCGACCGACAAGCCATGACGGAGTGACTCGCAATGACAATCAGGCTTTCCGGCtactcctcttctcttcaaaCAATCCACTGCACCACCATGGAGCTGCTGTTTCAGTCCGGGCTCCTCTCCGTGTATTTTCAACccaaaataatataattgcAGCCAGAACCTGGTCCATTAGACAAGCCACTACGAGGATGCTGACGCAGCCCTTGTGGTGCAGGGCCCATCCTCCGCTATCACGGCCGGCCTGTGCCTTTGGGAGACGATCCGGCATTGTTCTTCTCCCCAGGGCTCTTCAGCTGCGAgtctcgtcctcgtcctcgctcTCGCGTCTGCGCCATAAGAACCCTAGTGTCTCCTCCTCTCATTCTCCGGTtgtctcctcctccaatgcTTTGCTCTGTCCCGTCACACGTCCGACTCTAGTCCCTTCCATCGCCGCAGCCACCTCCGCTACCTCCGTGACCCTACCTCCAATGACCACCCAATCCAGAGACCACGGTGGCCATGgtggccaccaccaccaccatcaccatcacggAAACGTCTACCTTACTTCTACTGATAAACATGATGCTGGTGTGCGAATTACTCGACTTGGCCTGGTCGCTAACCTCGCCATGGCCATCGGGAAGTTCATCGGCGGCTACGTGTTCCATTCCCAAGCTCTCATCGCCGACGCCTACCACGCCCTTACCGATCTAGTTTCCGATTTCCTGACATTAGGCACGGTCGCCTGGTCGCTCAAGCCGCCGAGCGAGCGATTCCCTAATGGTTACGGCAAGATCGAAAGCATCGGAGCATTAGGGGTTAGCGGGCTGTTGCTTTGCGGAGGTGTGTTTATGGGCCTCAATTCCGGCCAGGTTCTGCTGGATCAGTTCTACCCCCAGGCCGCGGAAGCGATCGCGCATGTAGGCGCCCTGGGACACGGTCACTCGCATAGCCACGGCGTTGAGGCAATGGGACCGAGCATTCATGCCGCATGGCTTGCTGCGGGGTCCATCGTGGTGAAGGAGTGGTTATATCATGCTA CGATGAAAGTTGCTACGGAACGCAAATCCTCGGTACTAGCCTCCAAcgccatccaccaccgcatcgACTCCCTGACCAGTATCGTCGCTCTCTTTACGATTGGCGGCACCTATCTCTTTCAAGATGCATCCTGGCTGGACCCTGTGGGTGGACTGTTGATTTCGCTGATGGTCATCAAGGCGGGATGGGGAAATACCAAGACGTCGCTGCTGGAGCTCGCTGATACGAACGTTGACGACGACATCAAGGAATCTGTACAGAAAGCCGCGGCTAAGATGCTGGCGAAATTGGAGGGCGGCGATGCCATCAAGGTCCGTGATGTGCAGGGCATGAAGTCCGGACAGAACTATCTGATGGATGTCGAGATCGCTGTGCCAGGCGCGTGGTCTGTCAGCCGAACCCGGCAGGTCGAGGAGTCCATCCGCACTGCGGTCGGTGAAGGCGTGCGTGGAGTCAAGCGTCTCAAGGTTCGGTTTATTCCCTTGGAGCACGAGGAGCTGACTTTCACGGAGGAGTTCATCCCTGCGGATGTCACTTCTCGTGCGCGTCCTGAGCCagaggatggcgaggaggatgagcatGACCATGACCATGAACATGACCATGAACCCCGCAAAACCCGCTGA
- a CDS encoding uncharacterized protein (COG:S;~EggNog:ENOG410PK8R;~InterPro:IPR009836;~PFAM:PF07173): MAYRQRRFSMFLRRPFKEITQNTSVPHPDLFKTLGIGSNDTQRGNADLPTIGECAVHLELLEVFRNLRIQIIQSKELVRVFRLDSSRLWISKHRRETKRTEKWHRFVSLAVERFQVWIRAAEKQLERDGNNKTLILPPADILMVWHAFLLNPSDYQEFCTSRQLDRIQELPFPWVVIHDCINPTNWSYTLPSPNKQWLKSTASITADPLVSLTDTISETQSTPDQPNQEKHPSISPENEALLHNVLRQMKFIDQMHDCLWISYPDAEDILETARKRYNNFVELFRLHPGVMLVPTLDIDLVWHTHLCSAARYREFMMVRVGRFINHDDKLGKGALDDGFDRTKELYEELESRGGA; this comes from the exons ATGGCCTATCGCCAGCGACGTTTCTCCATGTTCCTGCGCCGTCCCTTCAAAGAAATTACCCAAAATACCTCAGTCCCTCATCCAGACTTATTCAAGACCTTAGGTATCGGATCAAATGATACTCAAAGAGGCAACGCAGACCTCCCAACGATCGGGGAATGTGCCGTCCATCTCGAACTGCTCGAAGTATTCCGTAACCTGCGtatccagatcatccagtcGAAGGAGTTAGTCCGCGTATTCCGTCTCGATTCGAGCCGATTATGGATATCGAAACATCGTAGAGAAACGAAGAGGACGGAAAAGTGGCATCGGTTCGTGTCGCTTGCTGTTGAGAGATTTCAGGTCTGGATCCGTGCAGCGGAGAAGCAGCTTGAGCGTGATGGAAACAACAAAACGCTTATACTTCCGCCTGCTG ACATACTTATGGTTTGGCACGCATTCCTGCTCAATCCATCCGATTACCAGGAATTCTGTACAAGCCGTCAGCTTGATCGAATTCAGGAACTGCCTTTCCCATGGGTTGTTATA CACGACTGcatcaacccaaccaacTGGTCATATACCCTCCCCAGCCCAAACAAACAATGGCTCAAATCTACAGCAAGCATAACAGCAGACCCTCTTGTCAGTCTCACAGACACCATTAGCGAAACCCAGTCCACGCCAgaccaaccaaaccaagaaAAACATCCATCAATCTCCCCCGAAAACGAAGCCCTTCTACACAACGTCCTCCGCCAAATGAAGTTCATCGACCAGATGCACGACTGTCTATGGATCTCTTATCCTGACGCCGAAGACATACTAGAGACTGCTCGAAAACGCTACAACAACTTCGTCGAGTtatttcgtcttcatcccGGCGTTATGCTCGTTCCAACGTTGGATATAGATCTAGTCTGGCATACGCATTTGTGTAGTGCGGCACGGTACAGGGAATTCatgatggtgagggtggGGCGGTTTATCAACCATGACGATAAGTTGGGGAAGGGTgcgctggatgatggatttgaCAGGACGAAGGAGCTGTATGAGGAACTGGAGAGTCGTGGGGGGGCTTAG